In Dehalococcoidia bacterium, a genomic segment contains:
- the rplS gene encoding 50S ribosomal protein L19 has translation MPEAHHLVRLEGAPSLPDFRPGDTVRVLFRIKEGDRERVQAFEGVVIRKRGTGPGATFTVRRMAYGTGIERTFPVASPMIAGVDVVRRGSVRRARLYYLRNLTGKAARIKEGARRSPTSAEVTSPAPSPAPSSSS, from the coding sequence ATGCCTGAAGCCCACCACTTGGTTCGTTTGGAGGGTGCTCCCAGTCTGCCCGATTTTCGCCCCGGGGATACGGTGCGTGTCCTGTTCCGCATCAAGGAAGGGGACAGGGAGCGGGTGCAGGCCTTTGAGGGGGTGGTGATACGCAAACGGGGGACAGGACCCGGGGCGACATTTACCGTTCGCCGCATGGCTTACGGCACAGGGATTGAGCGCACCTTCCCCGTTGCCTCTCCCATGATTGCGGGGGTAGATGTGGTGCGCAGGGGGAGCGTACGCCGGGCCCGTCTGTACTACCTTCGCAACCTCACGGGTAAGGCGGCGCGCATTAAAGAAGGGGCGCGCCGTTCCCCCACTTCTGCTGAAGTTACTTCTCCCGCCCCCTCCCCTGCGCCTTCGTCCTCCTCCTAA
- a CDS encoding enoyl-CoA hydratase has protein sequence MPYETIVLDTWGDERIARITLNRPDRLNAINSTMLEELADAVERVANDDRVRVVVLTGAGRAFCSGADVSGMAGGGGPHDSPSAEELRRGFRYPQRIMLGIHRMEKPVIGMINGLAAGAGFDLACACDLRVGCPDSRFMVAFVRIGLFPGYGGTWLYPRALGSIPKAAELLFTGDWLEAEEAFRFGLLNRLVPKERLEEETLALATRIAEGPPIAIRLAKMMLYRGLEVDLETAMLMAAAAETITLTSEDHREGVAAFREKRKPVYKGR, from the coding sequence ATGCCTTACGAGACCATCGTGCTCGACACATGGGGTGATGAGCGCATCGCCCGCATTACCCTAAACCGTCCCGATCGCTTGAACGCCATTAACAGCACGATGCTGGAGGAACTGGCGGATGCAGTAGAGCGGGTCGCCAACGATGACCGGGTGCGGGTGGTAGTGCTCACGGGGGCAGGGCGTGCCTTCTGCTCGGGTGCTGATGTGAGTGGCATGGCTGGTGGGGGAGGCCCTCACGACAGCCCCAGCGCCGAGGAACTCCGCCGGGGTTTCCGCTACCCCCAGCGTATTATGCTGGGGATACACAGGATGGAGAAACCCGTCATCGGGATGATCAACGGTCTGGCAGCGGGGGCGGGCTTTGACCTGGCTTGCGCCTGCGACCTGCGGGTGGGCTGTCCCGATAGTCGTTTCATGGTAGCCTTCGTGCGTATTGGCCTCTTCCCGGGGTATGGGGGCACATGGCTCTACCCCCGCGCTTTGGGGAGCATCCCCAAGGCGGCGGAACTCCTGTTCACCGGCGACTGGTTAGAGGCCGAGGAGGCCTTTCGCTTCGGCCTGCTCAACCGCCTGGTTCCGAAAGAGCGCCTAGAGGAGGAGACCTTGGCTCTGGCTACCCGTATCGCCGAAGGCCCGCCTATTGCAATTCGCCTGGCCAAGATGATGCTCTACCGGGGATTGGAGGTGGACCTGGAGACGGCAATGCTGATGGCCGCTGCCGCCGAGACCATCACCCTCACCTCCGAAGACCACCGCGAGGGTGTGGCCGCTTTCCGTGAGAAGCGGAAGCCGGTCTATAAGGGGCGCTGA
- a CDS encoding ribose-phosphate pyrophosphokinase: MPIYEPLRVFSGRAHPELAKGICAYLGIPLGQATVFKFSNDNTFVQYLENIRGRDVFLVQPFAYPVNDTIMELLIMIDAAKRASAGRITAVIPYYAYGRTDKKDQPRVPITARLIADLVSTAGAHRVLTIDLHSEQIQGFFNIPVDELSARPLLTRYIADKGLTNMVVVAVDIGISKAARNMAQRLGVPLAIIEKRRLGNLERTESLNIIGDVRGKIAVTLDDEIDTAGSLLAATEALRRAGAVEIYACATHGVFSGPALERIAASPIKEVVITDTLPLPPDKRNPKITVLSVAPLLGEAIRRIHEGLSVGAMFAE; the protein is encoded by the coding sequence ATGCCCATCTATGAGCCTCTCAGGGTGTTTAGTGGGCGTGCCCATCCCGAACTGGCCAAGGGCATCTGTGCCTATTTAGGCATCCCCCTGGGCCAAGCCACGGTGTTCAAGTTCAGTAACGATAACACCTTTGTCCAATACCTCGAGAACATCCGCGGGCGGGACGTGTTCCTCGTCCAACCTTTCGCCTACCCCGTGAACGATACGATTATGGAACTGCTTATCATGATCGACGCCGCCAAACGGGCGTCGGCGGGGCGCATCACCGCTGTCATCCCCTACTATGCCTATGGCCGCACCGATAAAAAAGACCAGCCCCGTGTCCCCATTACCGCACGCCTGATAGCCGACTTGGTTAGCACTGCAGGTGCTCACCGAGTGCTTACCATAGACCTCCACTCGGAGCAGATTCAGGGCTTTTTCAACATCCCGGTGGACGAGTTATCCGCCCGCCCTCTGCTGACGCGTTACATCGCCGACAAGGGTCTCACCAATATGGTGGTCGTCGCGGTGGACATTGGTATCAGCAAGGCGGCCCGCAATATGGCTCAGCGGTTAGGAGTCCCCCTGGCCATTATTGAGAAGCGACGGTTAGGTAACCTAGAGCGCACCGAGTCCCTGAACATCATCGGGGATGTGCGGGGGAAGATAGCCGTTACCCTGGATGATGAGATAGACACGGCAGGGTCGCTGCTGGCTGCCACAGAGGCTTTGCGTCGTGCCGGGGCGGTGGAGATTTACGCCTGCGCCACCCACGGGGTGTTTTCGGGACCGGCTTTGGAGCGCATCGCCGCCAGCCCTATCAAAGAGGTGGTCATTACCGATACCCTGCCCCTTCCGCCCGACAAGCGTAACCCGAAGATCACCGTGCTTTCGGTGGCGCCCTTGCTTGGTGAGGCTATACGCCGTATTCACGAGGGGCTCTCGGTGGGGGCTATGTTCGCCGAGTAA
- the yqeK gene encoding bis(5'-nucleosyl)-tetraphosphatase (symmetrical) YqeK, with protein MRAIPPLLEEALRRLPDGLQAHLWRTQALARELARHHGLDEDTASLAALAHDLCRAEPPHLLLQEARQQGLTVHPVEEAVPLLLHGPVAALRLQGMGITHPEVLDAVRWHTTAHPLLTPLGKVVFLADKLDEGKYAQAVPFLDEVASLARHNLDTAMRVYLRRQIVRLVEQGNLLHPATVDAWNALLQAQGIAPSAPVL; from the coding sequence GTGCGCGCCATCCCACCCCTTCTGGAAGAAGCGCTGCGCCGTCTCCCCGACGGTCTGCAGGCTCATCTCTGGCGCACGCAAGCCCTGGCTCGGGAGCTGGCCCGCCACCACGGCCTGGACGAGGACACGGCCTCCCTGGCTGCCCTCGCCCACGACTTATGCCGTGCTGAACCTCCCCACCTGTTGCTGCAGGAGGCGCGCCAGCAGGGGCTAACAGTGCATCCCGTAGAGGAGGCCGTCCCCCTTCTCCTGCACGGCCCTGTAGCGGCTCTGCGCTTGCAAGGGATGGGTATCACCCACCCAGAGGTGCTGGACGCCGTGCGTTGGCACACCACAGCCCACCCCCTCTTGACGCCTCTAGGCAAGGTGGTTTTCCTCGCCGACAAACTGGATGAGGGCAAATATGCCCAGGCCGTCCCCTTCCTAGACGAGGTGGCCAGTCTGGCCCGCCACAACCTGGACACGGCCATGCGAGTCTATTTGCGTCGGCAGATTGTCCGCCTGGTAGAGCAGGGCAACCTCCTACATCCCGCAACGGTGGACGCCTGGAACGCCCTCCTGCAGGCACAAGGCATTGCGCCCAGCGCACCTGTGCTCTGA
- a CDS encoding histidine triad nucleotide-binding protein — MPQDCIFCKIYRRQVPSTILYDDGQAFVIRDIRPRAPVHLLIIPTRHFTYLTYLTESLEPMVGHLFTVAEEMAKREGLGATGYRLIVNQGPNSGQEISHLHLHLLGGKRLGPLG; from the coding sequence ATGCCCCAAGATTGCATCTTCTGCAAGATCTATCGCCGCCAGGTTCCCAGCACCATCCTCTATGACGACGGTCAGGCCTTTGTCATTCGTGATATTCGCCCTAGGGCACCGGTGCACCTCCTGATTATCCCCACCCGCCACTTCACCTACCTCACCTACCTCACGGAAAGCTTAGAGCCGATGGTGGGCCACCTCTTCACAGTGGCTGAGGAGATGGCCAAACGGGAGGGCCTGGGGGCGACGGGTTACCGTCTGATTGTGAACCAGGGGCCCAACTCCGGGCAGGAGATTTCCCACCTACACCTGCACCTTTTGGGGGGCAAACGCCTGGGGCCTTTGGGCTAA